A single genomic interval of Pseudomonadota bacterium harbors:
- a CDS encoding Ig-like domain-containing protein: MTDTIYQWQDLTIETITNLYLYGTFDTPENYTDRLRSSTKYAALPTDDNGSFLPIKVEMQDYIVNGPGRYAHASMAEAVDDFFNPINPFNPFFGLADGSYTKDDLVALGVPAGDFNFSIQHLDIDKNSSDYAMRTYIYNNSAFEISDNAVFVVDGDNRYIENMAVHAKTDDFDFISNSWWTQLGNDFVLGDEIDPYNIGVTVEIQYQNKFNVPTTTYTNTDFVNDQTAASNENEGTIWDAYNAMTNEVIPQLKSSGTIEYETPNSGKVIYGDNSNNAINGVGAIETVDDTTDFADIIIAGEGNDFISAEGGDDVLYGGSGNDTLTGGFDADKFIIARQLGGATTVITDFSGNTIKEQIDLRAFSHITSFADLQIQEVNGNVEITLNENSGNLQTLVLNNISSTSLSADAFILAPYSEGSNSQANTTSFNQAQKKPSIAGFDNGNYVIVWQSEGQDGDGSGIYGQMFSANGSKIGNEFLVNVTTAGDQTNPSVDVLKNGDFVVTWGNNNTNELYAKVISPADVHNGNELLISDNYRVSSTSPNESVIALENGNFVTVWVANNGTYIRDAYAKILSPDGSTVVPEFQVNNDDNDAQSLSIEELSNGNFVITWGLGNVYGQIYSANGATVGGVFPVNTITTGSNNSQSVAAINDNGDFVVVWGRVNGGNLSGLKGQIFSSDGSKIGSEFSVTNSPSAKFISVTSDTSGGFIATWNASNGSSVSDGIFGKRYDSNGNALGDEFYVDRGSLTSVASLSNGDFVIARQVSSSSTDSEIYATTYTLNDSTETYGTQLADNINGTLSADTIDASDGDDVIFTGGGNDVLTLGSGADTVVIADSDDSTVTINDWDSTDTINLASFADITSIDDLTITAGSAIIHLPDEQFIHILNIEPDDLSSSNFIFSIPTNNAPVANADTASVSEDTSVNIDVVANDTDLDNDNLNIVSVDGSLTTGLVTINPNGTIDYKAEGFFETLGAGDTATDSFAYTISDGKGGIDTATVNLTINGVNDNPIAAKDSATVNEDDSNAIINLLGGATDIDGDTVALASLDLTSTVGIVTDNLDGTVSYDANGQFDYLDAGQTATDSFAYTVSDGNGGSDTKTVTVTVHGIDSPTNTAPVAVADSASVSEDGSINIDVLANDTDADNDTLSVSSLDDSLTVGSVIIDTDGTIKYDTDSKFEYLAAGVDATDTFTYTVSDGNGGLDTQTVTVTINGENDAPDSIFLGYPLVAENKYGEVIGGITFSDVDIGDTHSFGVFDLQDNPDSRFVIEDVGGQLKLKLQTNVALDYETEQVIDLKLKVTDNGGLSFDNNVKIFVTDEAKTIFGTNGDDTINGTIGKDVIYAGDGDDVINSQGGSDLIFAGGGEDTVDAGAGVDFIVAGVGNDTVYGSYGADFIWGNEGDDTLYGGGGNDTINGGEDNDTIYGGADSDAIEGGTGIDTASYQYSDAGVNIDLLNATLSGGFAGGDTLNGIENLTGSDYDDDLLGDHGNNELRGGDGNDYLLGNGGNDIVIGGEGNDIVRGSSGDDILEGGNGNDRLYGDAGNDIIKSGHGSDSVWGGSGNDIFVFEAVSDSTTVGNFFTRIKDFEDGIDLIDISALVVNNDITGFGDLIITNNGTKTTVSANGTDFLFELEGVHALDQSDFVT, translated from the coding sequence ATGACTGATACAATATATCAATGGCAGGACTTAACAATTGAAACAATAACAAATTTATACTTATATGGCACATTTGATACACCAGAAAACTATACAGATAGACTTCGTTCATCTACTAAATATGCAGCTTTACCAACGGATGATAATGGAAGTTTCCTTCCTATTAAGGTAGAAATGCAAGATTATATAGTAAATGGTCCGGGGCGTTATGCACATGCATCAATGGCAGAAGCAGTAGATGATTTTTTTAATCCGATAAATCCATTTAATCCGTTTTTTGGACTTGCTGATGGCTCTTATACAAAAGATGATTTAGTAGCTCTAGGTGTACCTGCTGGTGATTTTAATTTTTCAATACAACACTTAGATATTGATAAAAATAGTTCTGATTACGCAATGCGTACTTATATTTACAACAACTCAGCTTTTGAAATTTCAGACAATGCCGTTTTTGTTGTAGATGGTGATAATAGATATATAGAAAATATGGCTGTTCATGCAAAGACTGATGATTTTGATTTTATTTCAAACAGTTGGTGGACTCAATTAGGTAATGACTTTGTTCTTGGAGATGAAATTGACCCTTATAATATTGGTGTTACCGTAGAAATCCAATATCAAAACAAATTCAACGTTCCTACAACAACATATACAAATACAGATTTTGTTAATGACCAGACCGCTGCATCTAATGAAAATGAAGGAACAATTTGGGATGCTTATAACGCAATGACTAATGAGGTTATACCTCAATTAAAATCCTCCGGTACAATTGAATATGAAACGCCAAATAGTGGTAAAGTTATCTATGGAGATAATTCAAATAATGCTATTAACGGCGTTGGTGCAATTGAAACTGTTGATGATACGACAGATTTTGCTGATATAATAATCGCAGGTGAAGGAAATGATTTTATTTCCGCCGAAGGGGGAGATGACGTATTATATGGCGGTTCCGGCAACGACACGTTAACAGGCGGATTCGATGCCGATAAGTTCATAATCGCCCGTCAGTTGGGCGGAGCTACTACGGTTATTACTGATTTTAGTGGGAATACAATTAAAGAGCAGATAGACTTGCGTGCTTTTTCACATATTACTTCGTTTGCCGATCTGCAAATTCAGGAGGTGAACGGTAATGTTGAAATTACGCTAAATGAAAATAGCGGAAATCTTCAAACTTTAGTTCTTAATAACATAAGCTCTACATCATTAAGTGCCGATGCTTTTATTCTGGCTCCATACTCGGAAGGTAGTAATTCACAGGCAAATACAACTTCTTTCAACCAGGCTCAGAAAAAACCGTCGATTGCCGGTTTTGATAACGGAAACTACGTTATAGTTTGGCAAAGTGAAGGTCAAGACGGTGACGGAAGCGGAATTTACGGTCAGATGTTCTCGGCGAACGGCAGTAAAATCGGCAATGAGTTTCTTGTAAATGTTACTACGGCAGGCGATCAGACAAATCCTTCAGTCGATGTTTTAAAAAACGGTGATTTCGTTGTTACTTGGGGAAATAATAACACTAACGAATTATATGCTAAAGTTATTTCACCTGCGGATGTTCATAATGGTAATGAATTACTGATTTCAGATAACTACAGAGTGTCGTCCACGTCCCCAAATGAATCGGTTATAGCTCTTGAAAACGGAAATTTTGTAACAGTATGGGTTGCAAACAACGGTACATACATTCGTGATGCTTATGCTAAAATATTATCTCCTGACGGAAGCACAGTTGTTCCTGAATTCCAGGTAAATAATGACGATAACGACGCCCAGAGTCTTTCTATAGAGGAATTATCCAATGGTAATTTTGTAATAACATGGGGTTTAGGTAATGTCTACGGACAGATATATTCCGCAAACGGTGCCACGGTAGGAGGTGTGTTTCCAGTAAATACCATTACAACAGGCTCTAATAATAGTCAATCTGTTGCAGCCATTAATGATAATGGTGATTTTGTAGTAGTATGGGGTAGAGTTAATGGTGGTAATCTGAGTGGTCTCAAGGGGCAGATATTTTCATCGGACGGGAGTAAAATCGGTAGTGAATTTTCTGTAACTAATTCCCCTAGTGCAAAATTTATTTCAGTAACAAGTGATACAAGCGGTGGTTTTATTGCTACATGGAATGCTAGTAACGGGTCGAGTGTTAGCGACGGTATTTTTGGAAAAAGATACGATTCAAACGGTAATGCCTTGGGCGATGAATTCTATGTAGATCGCGGCAGTTTAACTTCTGTTGCCAGCCTTAGTAACGGGGATTTTGTGATTGCCAGACAAGTATCTTCTTCATCCACAGATAGTGAAATTTATGCTACGACATACACACTAAACGATTCCACAGAGACCTATGGCACGCAGTTAGCCGATAATATTAACGGTACATTAAGTGCCGATACGATAGATGCGAGTGATGGGGATGATGTTATTTTCACCGGTGGCGGAAATGATGTTTTAACTTTAGGTTCGGGAGCGGATACCGTTGTTATTGCCGATAGTGATGACAGTACCGTTACAATTAATGATTGGGATTCAACTGACACGATAAATCTGGCATCGTTTGCGGATATCACATCAATTGACGACCTTACAATAACAGCAGGTTCGGCTATTATACATCTACCAGATGAGCAGTTTATACATATTTTAAATATTGAGCCTGATGATTTATCATCAAGTAATTTTATATTCTCGATTCCTACAAATAACGCACCTGTTGCAAATGCCGATACGGCTAGCGTATCGGAAGATACTTCGGTTAATATAGATGTGGTTGCTAACGATACGGATTTGGATAATGACAATTTGAATATCGTGTCAGTGGACGGTTCGCTTACAACCGGACTGGTTACAATTAATCCTAACGGGACGATAGATTATAAAGCCGAAGGGTTCTTTGAGACGTTGGGTGCGGGCGATACGGCTACAGATAGTTTTGCATATACTATCTCAGACGGAAAAGGCGGTATTGATACGGCAACGGTTAACTTAACCATAAACGGTGTAAATGATAACCCTATAGCCGCAAAAGACTCCGCCACGGTTAATGAAGATGATAGCAACGCTATAATCAACCTTCTGGGCGGTGCTACGGATATTGACGGGGATACGGTAGCCCTTGCCTCGTTAGACCTGACTTCCACCGTAGGCATAGTTACCGATAATCTTGACGGCACTGTCAGCTATGACGCTAACGGTCAGTTTGATTATCTGGACGCAGGACAGACGGCTACCGATAGCTTCGCATATACCGTAAGTGACGGTAATGGAGGAAGCGATACAAAAACGGTTACCGTTACGGTGCATGGCATAGACAGCCCGACAAACACCGCTCCTGTTGCGGTTGCCGATTCGGCTTCAGTTTCCGAGGACGGCTCAATCAATATTGATGTATTAGCAAATGATACCGATGCGGATAATGACACCCTAAGCGTTTCCTCGCTTGATGATTCATTGACCGTAGGCTCCGTTATTATAGATACCGACGGCACTATAAAATATGACACTGATAGCAAGTTTGAGTATTTAGCAGCAGGAGTTGACGCAACAGACACATTTACTTATACGGTATCGGACGGCAATGGCGGATTAGACACCCAAACCGTTACGGTGACTATTAACGGCGAAAATGATGCTCCGGATTCTATTTTCCTCGGCTATCCGTTAGTTGCCGAAAACAAATATGGCGAGGTTATAGGCGGCATTACTTTTAGTGATGTAGACATAGGTGACACGCATAGCTTCGGTGTATTTGATTTACAGGATAATCCGGACAGTAGATTTGTCATTGAAGATGTCGGGGGGCAGTTAAAGCTGAAATTACAAACAAATGTAGCTTTGGATTATGAAACCGAACAGGTAATAGACCTTAAACTTAAGGTAACGGATAATGGCGGTTTGAGCTTTGATAATAATGTAAAAATCTTTGTGACAGATGAAGCCAAGACTATTTTCGGTACGAACGGTGATGACACGATAAACGGAACAATCGGAAAAGATGTCATTTACGCAGGTGACGGAGATGATGTAATTAATTCTCAGGGTGGCTCGGATCTGATTTTTGCAGGCGGCGGTGAGGATACGGTTGATGCCGGAGCCGGTGTTGACTTTATCGTTGCAGGTGTGGGTAATGATACCGTTTACGGCTCATATGGTGCAGATTTTATATGGGGTAATGAAGGAGATGATACCCTCTATGGAGGCGGTGGAAACGATACTATTAACGGCGGTGAGGATAACGACACTATATATGGCGGAGCCGATTCAGACGCTATTGAAGGTGGAACCGGTATAGATACGGCAAGTTATCAATATTCCGATGCGGGAGTAAATATCGACCTGCTTAACGCTACGTTATCGGGAGGATTTGCAGGCGGTGATACGCTAAACGGAATTGAAAACCTTACAGGTAGTGATTATGATGACGACCTGTTAGGCGATCACGGTAATAATGAATTACGTGGTGGCGACGGCAATGATTATCTTCTTGGCAACGGCGGTAATGATATTGTTATCGGCGGAGAAGGTAACGATATAGTCCGCGGTAGTTCGGGTGATGATATTTTAGAAGGCGGTAACGGTAACGATCGTCTGTATGGCGATGCCGGAAACGATATCATCAAAAGCGGTCATGGTTCTGATTCCGTATGGGGTGGCAGCGGCAATGACATATTTGTTTTTGAAGCCGTTTCTGATTCTACGACCGTCGGCAATTTCTTCACCAGAATTAAAGACTTTGAAGACGGCATAGACCTGATAGACATTTCGGCACTTGTTGTAAATAACGATATTACAGGCTTTGGCGACCTTATTATTACAAATAACGGAACTAAAACCACTGTTTCGGCAAACGGTACGGATTTCCTGTTTGAGCTTGAGGGAGTGCATGCTTTAGACCAGTCTGACTTCGTAACATAG
- a CDS encoding septation protein SpoVG family protein, producing MKISEVNIALIKPKNGLVGFASVVVDDALYLGSIAIHQKLNGGFRLTYPTKNSGMHQGNVFHPINGMAGKAIESAIFKKLNDVMNKVNNNAGYNSNITD from the coding sequence ATGAAAATTAGCGAAGTTAATATTGCACTGATAAAGCCAAAAAATGGACTTGTCGGTTTTGCATCCGTTGTTGTCGATGATGCCCTGTATTTAGGAAGCATAGCTATACACCAAAAACTTAATGGCGGATTCAGGCTAACCTACCCAACCAAAAATTCCGGAATGCACCAAGGTAATGTTTTCCATCCTATTAATGGCATGGCTGGAAAGGCTATTGAAAGTGCGATCTTTAAAAAACTGAACGATGTAATGAACAAGGTAAATAACAATGCTGGATACAATAGCAATATCACTGACTGA
- a CDS encoding restriction endonuclease, with amino-acid sequence MSKKNQSKRLTNQHKESKGVVGIFGDGAKFHDKTVGEISLLVIKQLEKEFPQLSFQYKTSITKYEINKSLQRVNEELGQTLFVPNSSIKPDGGIIEVKDDNGNWRVVLVSEAKHQGKDIENIKKGKLVGKSDNQDLMAAGNAIERSHKNISEIANFMLSESHFPYVLFLEGSNFLTETISVKRPDGRVVVLNYNSGMLNRLDRLTSANYGMPINTNLCKNKFVKHNDKTIMLQAASIYTQGNGEKWDVKEMFDIMVEVSKSSLKILGSEVFNQITNNK; translated from the coding sequence ATGTCTAAAAAAAACCAATCAAAAAGATTAACTAATCAACATAAAGAGTCTAAAGGTGTAGTTGGCATATTTGGAGATGGAGCAAAGTTCCACGATAAAACGGTTGGAGAAATTTCACTTCTTGTAATTAAGCAGCTTGAAAAAGAATTTCCTCAGTTATCTTTTCAATACAAAACAAGCATAACTAAATACGAAATAAATAAATCTTTACAGAGAGTTAATGAAGAATTGGGGCAAACTCTTTTTGTGCCAAACTCAAGCATAAAACCTGATGGTGGAATAATTGAAGTAAAAGATGATAATGGTAATTGGAGAGTGGTATTAGTATCGGAAGCTAAACATCAAGGAAAAGACATTGAAAACATAAAAAAAGGGAAGCTAGTTGGTAAAAGTGATAATCAAGATTTAATGGCTGCTGGCAACGCGATAGAGAGATCGCATAAGAACATATCTGAAATTGCTAATTTCATGTTATCTGAATCTCATTTTCCATATGTATTATTTCTAGAAGGGTCTAATTTTTTAACAGAAACTATTTCAGTAAAAAGACCAGACGGCAGGGTGGTGGTGCTTAATTATAATTCTGGGATGCTAAATAGATTGGACAGATTGACATCTGCAAATTATGGGATGCCAATAAATACTAATTTATGTAAAAATAAATTTGTGAAGCATAACGATAAAACAATTATGCTCCAAGCAGCTTCAATATATACACAAGGGAATGGAGAAAAATGGGATGTGAAAGAAATGTTTGACATTATGGTTGAAGTCTCAAAATCCTCTCTTAAAATCTTGGGAAGTGAAGTATTTAACCAGATTACCAATAACAAATAA
- a CDS encoding adenine-specific methyltransferase EcoRI family protein produces the protein MARKVQHSLLKKAKKNKNDEFYTQLSDIESELKHYKAHFKNKVVFCNCDDAQISNFFNYFASNFKELGIKKLISACYRKNEKDLLNAEESEGGFFYEYTGEEGEKIKPSSIDVTYFKGDGDFRSAESIELLKQSDIVVTNPPFSLFREYVAQLVEYDKRFLIIGNVNAITYKEIFKLIQENKAWLGINLGRGVSGFIVPEHYELYGTEARIDSSGNRIISPNNCFWLTNLDTSKRHEDITLTKRYFGNEIEYPRYDNYDGINVNKTKDIPLDYKGFMGVPITFLHKFNPEQFEIIKFRKGNDEKDLSINGKCPYFRILIRNKRLQAKSSDNGEVTSNQFIPIMSNTKVSAI, from the coding sequence ATGGCAAGAAAAGTGCAGCACTCTTTATTGAAGAAGGCGAAGAAAAACAAGAATGATGAGTTCTATACACAGCTCTCAGATATAGAAAGTGAATTGAAACATTATAAAGCTCATTTTAAAAACAAAGTGGTATTTTGCAATTGCGATGATGCTCAGATTAGTAATTTCTTTAATTATTTTGCATCAAACTTCAAGGAATTAGGTATTAAAAAGCTAATATCTGCTTGTTATAGAAAAAACGAAAAGGATTTGTTAAATGCCGAAGAATCTGAAGGCGGTTTTTTCTATGAATATACAGGTGAAGAAGGAGAAAAAATTAAACCAAGCTCAATTGATGTCACTTATTTTAAAGGGGATGGCGATTTTCGTAGTGCTGAAAGTATCGAATTATTAAAGCAATCCGATATTGTTGTAACTAATCCGCCATTTTCATTATTTAGGGAGTATGTGGCTCAATTGGTTGAGTACGATAAAAGATTCTTAATAATTGGCAATGTCAATGCGATCACCTATAAAGAAATATTTAAGTTAATTCAAGAAAACAAGGCATGGTTAGGAATAAACCTTGGCAGGGGTGTTTCAGGTTTTATTGTACCTGAACACTATGAACTTTATGGCACAGAGGCTAGGATTGATAGCTCTGGAAATAGGATAATTTCTCCCAACAATTGTTTTTGGTTAACTAATTTAGACACCTCTAAACGACACGAAGATATTACTCTTACAAAGAGGTATTTCGGAAACGAAATTGAATATCCACGATATGATAATTATGATGGTATTAATGTTAACAAAACTAAAGACATACCATTAGACTACAAAGGGTTTATGGGTGTTCCTATAACATTTCTACATAAATTTAACCCTGAACAGTTTGAAATAATTAAATTTAGAAAAGGAAATGATGAAAAAGATTTGTCAATAAATGGGAAGTGTCCATATTTTAGAATTCTAATCAGAAACAAGCGGTTGCAAGCTAAATCATCTGACAATGGAGAAGTGACCAGTAATCAGTTCATTCCGATCATGAGTAATACTAAGGTATCGGCCATTTAG
- a CDS encoding DUF1338 family protein, translating to MKNFLRLATIRARFEKSLSQMFSNEVNAYSKTLPIVRELNLEYRRERNIVTDEPLAEEHHGAIRVASKQEFRQIVDLFNVIGMKPVGYYNLHEAAKLPIHSTAFRDVSEDGLKENRFRVFASLLIKEAVPKELLPIVDSAIAKRDILSDGVKKMIDINKSQGGLTDKQADIFVAEAIKTFRREEEAVVSKSDYEKLLKANSVMADAVSFQKPHLNHMTLKVHDIDILHKRLQENGMETIPAVQGPPKMDVPPFLRQVSIVAQEEKYKFPDGKGGYEEGLHRARFGEYETKDGIALTPKGRALYDEALQATMKEVSDKDARYQEVLQRNFSKFPKTEEECQKQELAYFKYFLNKDYKGEKPKDWNDAIAKGAVGYKGVLYQDFLPVSAAGIFKSNAKEGGFIDSEEPKGSKESFEKDIGTKVFDPYELYAKVEMESIRETTENLGIEPPEQFKNKIKNDGFAGRSGDFNPNAKWEQKYKTKDTSPTLFRT from the coding sequence ATGAAAAATTTTCTTAGACTGGCGACTATAAGGGCGAGATTTGAAAAAAGTTTGTCCCAAATGTTCTCTAATGAAGTCAATGCGTATTCCAAGACGCTTCCGATTGTCAGGGAGCTTAACTTAGAATATCGGCGGGAACGTAACATAGTGACAGATGAGCCGTTGGCAGAAGAACATCATGGTGCAATCAGAGTGGCATCAAAGCAGGAATTTCGTCAAATAGTAGACCTGTTTAATGTAATTGGTATGAAACCGGTGGGATATTATAACTTACACGAAGCTGCAAAACTGCCGATACACTCAACCGCCTTTCGTGATGTTAGCGAAGACGGGCTAAAAGAAAACAGGTTCAGGGTCTTTGCCTCACTTTTAATTAAAGAGGCAGTGCCAAAAGAGCTATTGCCTATAGTTGATTCTGCTATTGCCAAGCGTGATATACTCTCCGATGGTGTAAAAAAGATGATAGATATAAATAAATCACAAGGAGGGTTAACCGATAAACAGGCGGATATCTTTGTAGCCGAAGCTATAAAAACCTTCCGCCGTGAGGAAGAAGCCGTTGTGTCTAAAAGTGATTACGAAAAATTGCTCAAAGCAAACAGCGTTATGGCAGATGCCGTTTCATTCCAAAAACCGCATTTAAACCATATGACCCTTAAAGTGCATGATATTGATATTCTGCATAAAAGATTGCAGGAAAATGGAATGGAAACGATTCCTGCCGTGCAAGGCCCTCCGAAAATGGACGTGCCTCCGTTTTTAAGGCAAGTTTCCATAGTAGCACAAGAGGAAAAATATAAATTTCCCGATGGCAAGGGGGGATATGAAGAAGGGTTGCATAGGGCGCGTTTCGGTGAATATGAAACAAAAGACGGAATTGCCTTAACTCCGAAAGGACGGGCATTATATGATGAAGCTTTACAGGCAACTATGAAAGAAGTTTCGGATAAAGATGCAAGATATCAGGAAGTGCTGCAAAGGAATTTCAGCAAGTTCCCTAAAACAGAAGAAGAATGCCAAAAGCAGGAACTGGCTTATTTTAAGTACTTCCTAAATAAAGATTATAAAGGCGAAAAGCCTAAAGACTGGAATGATGCAATAGCTAAAGGTGCTGTGGGATATAAAGGAGTTTTATATCAGGACTTTCTGCCTGTTAGTGCCGCAGGGATATTTAAGTCTAATGCAAAAGAAGGCGGCTTTATTGATTCTGAAGAACCCAAAGGCAGCAAGGAAAGTTTTGAGAAAGACATAGGTACAAAAGTATTTGACCCTTATGAGCTTTATGCAAAGGTGGAAATGGAATCTATACGGGAAACAACTGAAAATTTAGGAATAGAGCCTCCCGAGCAATTCAAAAATAAAATAAAAAACGACGGATTTGCCGGGCGTTCGGGCGATTTTAATCCTAACGCTAAATGGGAGCAGAAGTATAAAACAAAAGATACATCACCCACTCTTTTTAGAACATAG
- the guaA gene encoding glutamine-hydrolyzing GMP synthase yields MQEKILIVDFGSQVTQLIARRVREAKVYCEIHPYKKATKEFLTEFSPKAIILSGGPSSVTEGHSPRIGKEIFEFGVPILGICYGQQLICNMLGGKVTGSEHREFGRAYVEIVEESALFEGCWKKGDKYQVWMSHGDRVDALPEGFSVIGKSEGAPYAAIANHDKNIYAVQFHPEVTHTPDGKKLLSNFVHKIAGCSDSWSMSSFLDMEVEKIRKQVGDKKVICGVSGGVDSSVVAALIHKAIGEQLTCIFVDLGILRKDERKEVEDRFKNKFHIPIKSVDASELLYNRIKGVDDPEKKRKIIGNTFIDVFEEEAAKVDGAEFLAQGTLYPDVIESVSVHGDAAVTIKSHHNVGGLPDYMKLKLVEPVRELFKDEVRQLGLELGMDKELIGRHPFPGPGLAIRIPGEITQEKIKILQEADKIYIDAIREAGLYDEIWQAFAVLLPVKTVGVMGDARTYEYVCALRAVTSTDGMTADYYDFSHKFLGEVSTRIINRVKGINRVVYDITSKPPGTIEWE; encoded by the coding sequence ATGCAGGAAAAGATTCTAATTGTCGATTTTGGCTCACAGGTAACACAACTTATAGCACGCAGGGTTCGTGAGGCAAAAGTATATTGTGAGATTCATCCATATAAAAAAGCTACAAAAGAGTTCCTTACGGAGTTCTCCCCAAAGGCAATAATTTTGTCGGGAGGTCCTTCTTCGGTTACTGAAGGTCACTCTCCGAGAATCGGAAAAGAAATATTTGAATTTGGCGTTCCGATTTTAGGTATATGTTACGGTCAACAGTTAATATGCAACATGTTAGGCGGGAAGGTAACAGGTTCGGAACATAGAGAATTCGGACGAGCCTATGTGGAAATTGTAGAAGAGTCCGCATTATTCGAAGGTTGCTGGAAAAAAGGAGATAAATATCAGGTCTGGATGAGTCATGGTGATAGGGTAGATGCTTTGCCGGAAGGCTTTAGTGTTATCGGCAAATCCGAAGGTGCGCCATATGCGGCAATTGCGAACCATGATAAAAATATATATGCAGTGCAGTTCCATCCTGAGGTTACTCATACTCCGGACGGTAAAAAACTGTTAAGTAATTTCGTACATAAAATAGCAGGTTGCTCCGATAGTTGGAGCATGTCTTCATTTCTTGATATGGAAGTTGAGAAAATCCGTAAACAAGTCGGTGATAAAAAAGTTATATGCGGTGTTAGTGGCGGTGTTGATTCCAGTGTTGTTGCTGCTTTAATTCATAAAGCTATCGGCGAACAGCTAACCTGTATTTTTGTTGATTTAGGTATCTTGCGAAAAGATGAGCGTAAAGAAGTTGAGGACAGGTTTAAAAATAAATTTCATATCCCGATAAAGTCGGTTGACGCATCAGAGCTTTTGTATAATAGAATCAAAGGCGTTGATGACCCTGAGAAAAAAAGGAAAATAATAGGAAACACTTTTATTGATGTGTTTGAAGAAGAGGCTGCTAAGGTAGATGGTGCGGAATTTTTGGCACAAGGTACGTTATATCCTGATGTTATAGAGTCTGTTTCGGTGCATGGTGATGCTGCGGTTACTATAAAATCACATCATAATGTCGGCGGACTGCCTGACTATATGAAGCTGAAACTGGTTGAGCCTGTACGGGAGCTTTTCAAAGATGAGGTGAGGCAGCTTGGCTTAGAGCTTGGCATGGATAAAGAGCTGATAGGTCGTCACCCGTTCCCGGGACCCGGACTTGCGATAAGGATTCCCGGTGAAATAACACAGGAGAAAATAAAGATACTGCAAGAAGCAGATAAAATATATATTGACGCTATCAGGGAAGCCGGTCTTTACGATGAAATATGGCAGGCATTTGCCGTACTTCTTCCTGTAAAAACGGTAGGCGTTATGGGTGATGCCAGAACTTATGAGTATGTTTGTGCATTAAGGGCTGTTACGTCCACAGACGGTATGACGGCTGATTATTATGATTTTTCACATAAGTTTTTAGGCGAGGTAAGTACCCGTATCATCAACAGGGTTAAAGGGATTAACCGTGTCGTCTATGATATTACTTCAAAACCTCCCGGAACTATTG